In the Glycine max cultivar Williams 82 chromosome 19, Glycine_max_v4.0, whole genome shotgun sequence genome, ATCAAAACAAGTCTTAAATCCTATGTGATTGATAGAGTTTTcttgattttagtcttttaacaATTAATAGTTAGAACCGATGGGAATTAGATATACTTAATAAAAGCTACCATTGTAACATAGTGATACATATTGAGTAGACAAACATTCTAGTCAACTTTCTAATAATTGGAAAGATTACAATTACTTTTGGGTTCAAATTCAATGTATATGTCATATTAAAACattatcaaattcaattttttcaaatctATACAAAATTTGATGTGATTATTCTACTGCTTGTGTGGTTCTTTTAATTCATACATGTTTTTTTGTATTGTGGTAGGTGTTGAGCTTTAAAGGAGGGACAAAGCTGAAACGTGGCCAGCAAAGGAAAAAGGTGTTGCTCTAGTACATGTAAGtgtgaattgatttttattGCCAAAAATTCTTATTCCATGAGTTTGCCAATTACTCAATTATATGTTTTGCTTGCATTTCCTTATCTGTAACAACTATTGATTCTGGCTCACTTAATTATCATATTGATCTTTCTATAAATTCTTGTACTAAATTGAAACTATTTTTTGGTGTGccttttcattttgtatttataaGTAGTTACTTAATGTTTTTAGTTGTTGTTGTAACTATTTTCAGTAtaagtaatataattaattaatactaaacCAAGTTGCATCATGAATAAATGGTaattattgattaagaaattttcattattcagtgATGGAGTAGTCTGGTCAACAATTGCCTAATGTAGCGGGTGAGGCTGGAAACACTGCACCAAATAACAATCAACCAGTTGCTACTCCTGAAGTTGTAGTTcctaaaaatagaaagaaaagaaaccaaATGCTAGTGGTAAATAAACAACCTTTATTTTCTAGGACCATTTCGCAAAGAAACCTAATTTTGTTGATCTGATTGCAGTATGTAACCATTATGGTAAAGAATTTAGACGTGATCGAAAAAGAGGTTACATCTAACCTTCTTAACCACATTACTCATTTATGTCCAATTTATCCACATTTTGAAGTCAATGATCCTAACCAAACAACCCTCACCTTTAAAGTTGAACAAAATAATACACTTGTTGTAGCTGGCCAAAGATTAATGAAAAAGCTTGTAAAAGGGTTGTTGCTATTTTGTCATTATAGATGAAAAGCCATTTAGGGTTGTTGAGGGTGAGGTCTTTAAGCAACTTTGTAGACAGTTACAACCTCATTTTATTGTTCCATCAAGGTTCACAATTGCTAGATATTGCTTTTAGATGTATAAGGATGAAAAAATTAGGTTAAAGGTCTTTATGAAATCAAATTGTCCTAGGGTAACACTCACCACTAATTGCTGGACTTCTGTACAAAACTTGAGCTATATGACACTCCCTGCACACTTCATAGACAATGATTAGAAGTATCGAAAAAGGATAATTAGTTTTCCATTAATTGCTAACCACAAAGGGGAGACaataaggaagaaaaatgaagaggTATTGAAGGAATGGAGACTAAAAAATGTGTCCAATCACAATTGACAATGCATCATCTAATAATGTGGTTGTGgcatttttttaagaagaaattaaagattatgGGTGGGTTAGTGATGGATGGTCAATATTTCCATTTTAGGTGTTGTGCTCATACTGAATTTGGTTGTTGATGATGGTTTTAGAGATGTGCACAATTCCAAATTAGCCATTAGGAATGTTGTTAGATTTGTAAGGTCTTCACCACATAGGTTGGCAAGGTTTAAAGAGtgcatatatttttcaaaaattgagggTAAGAAACTAGTGTGCCTTGATGTTTTAACAATGTGAAACTCCACGTACCTCATGTTGGATGCTGCTAAAAAGTTTCAAGCTGCATTTGAGAAGCTTGATGATTTAGAATCAaactatattgttttttttttttgggatgtTGGTCCCCCAACTATTGGTGACTAAGCATTTTATGTAGTTTTGAAGATTTTATATGAGGCCACTAGGGTCTTCTCTGCATCATTGAATGCGAGCTTACACATTCCATTTCATCAATTAGATCCTATTCATATTGCACTTGACAAgacaattttaaatctaaatactATTTTGGCCCCTACGGGGTGTGACATGAGGCAAAAGTATGATAAGTATTGGGGTAATGTAGATAACATCAATTACTTAATGTATTTTGGTGTTATTCTTGACCCTCATTATTTGTTAGAGCTTGTCACTTGGAATTTTGCAGCAATGTATAAATGTGATCCTCTCAAAGTTGTTTGATTTGTTGAtgctataaacaaaaaattgccAAAAATGTTCCATCAATACAAGGCTGCTCATGATGAGCAACATAAACATGAGCAACCCCATGTTGGGGCAATAGAGTTTGCTTCTCAATCTGAAATGTCTTACATTGCTGAATTTCTTGAATATTTGGAAATGGCTGATGCTTTTAAGCAACATTTGAGGGACAAAAACTCTATAGATAGAAAAAATGAACTAGAAAGGTATTAGGATGAATCTGTTGTGGATGTTGatgaaaaatttgaaattcttgtGTGGTGGAAACAAAATTCATCACGATTTCCCATATTATCAACAATGGTCAGAGATGTGTTGGCCACCTCTATTTCAACAATCACTTCTGAGAGTGCATTCAATATTGGGGACTGAGTTTTGGATGCTTTTAGAAGCTCACAAAAACCAGAAATGGTTGAGGCACTGATTTGTGCTCAAAATTGGTCTAGGACAACTATAATTTAGTTCAATAGTCTCAATATCAATGAAGAGTTTTGAACTTTCTGAGAAAATTGTAGCAGGTGCTGAACTTTTTAGGGTTTGCTTTAATTCTCCTGCAATTATGTTGttgtatttattaatattatttgtttttaatgtgTTAGAGTTTCAAGGATGCTCAATAAGAGGACATGAAGGAGTTGGATCTGCTTCTGCAACTGATCTAGCATCTTAGTCACAACCAATGTCGTGACTAATCATATTTGACTTATTTGTAATTGTCTCTcactattataattattatttttattaagtaaattatgtttttgataattgaattgtttttatttagttgGATTCTCTTCTTTTAATGTAATGAAAGTAACtttttgtgtcattttgaaGCCAATCTACGAGACAAGGTTGAGACTAAATTTGTTGATGCTTTTGGAATATATCTATTTTGCATTTGATCACTTGCTACTTGGTTTTATTGGGGTAatggtttaaataattttacttttgttttggaatatttttttagtggatgatttttttccctttaacaAGTTAGTCTAAAATGAAAACTTTGAAGAATATATAAAGAAACACTATAAGAAATTTAGGCATTTATTCATCTCCAGTTGAACAGGTTCCGCTACATTTCtatttatccttcttttttatgctTGAGGCTAATTGATAGTTGAGAATTATTTTACATTGTATTTTTAGGCTACACTTAAGGCTGTAAGGGTTTtgaacataaaaatacaaatattttttaagaccaAAATGGTATGCCTCTCTTGTTTTTCCCTTGATTTGGGTTGGTCAAAAACTATAAACTTAGTTTACAGGATTTTTCTGCCTCTGGATAGGTGAAGTCTAATTTGTATTGCCAATGATTGGCATACTACCCTTCCTCCATGCTACTTGAAATGAAtgtgtagatgcaattgcctttgatgttttgatgatgatcatgatgatatgatgcaattgatgtaaatgggcttttcaagattaaattcaagacaatacttcaagattacaagtcacaacatcaaaatgatcactagtatattaggaagggaattcctaattgaattagcaaaggtttagccaagtaatttaaattaaaaagtgtttttcaaagaatttattctctggtaatcgattaccagaggatgtaatcgattaccagtggtcaaatatgttttataacagctactaaaatttgaattcgaaattttagactgtgtaatcgattacacaattttggtaatcgattaccagcagttaataaacgttttaattcaaattttaaaagttgtaatcgattacacaattcctgtaatcgattaccagacaggattttcagaaaaatatttctaagagtcacaacttttcaaaggctttattcatgactaacattggtctatatatatgtgacatataacacgaatttgctcagagtttttcagaacaacaagtgtttatcctctcaaagagcaaaaatcattttatcctcttaaaaattccttggccaattcaattgcaattcattaaggaattatttgagtgctcaatctgtaaaatctatctctttctagagagattcattcttcttcttctcctcattctctaagggattaagagactgtgagtctcttgttgtaaaggaattctaaacacaaaggaaggattgtccttgtgtgtttagaacttgtaaaaggaatttacaagatagtggaactctcaagcgggttgcttagggactagacgtaggcacaagggtgtggccgaaccagtataaatctgagtttgcactttctcttcccttaatctcctttgtttattattgctttatattcatattcaaattgttttatttgaatcaatatttaagaagttcattattaagagaatttataacttgaataaaaagtgaaatagatttttaattggggaagtagtttggaatatcttaattcaaccccccccccccttcttaagatatctgaggccaatTGTCTAACAGAATGTACCAACCAAGCATGTAAAGGTGAGgatttatgttctttttttgGACTGTTATCTTCATTTCATTCACTCTTGTTAGAGATTTATTAgtttatattgatattttttttgcagTATTACCAGTTTAATGAATTTCAAACTGCTCCTTCAAGACTAACTTAGTGGACTTACAAGAAGCATATTATGTAGTTAATTAGTGTGTTTAAATGTATGATGATTATGAATTTATAGTggattaaatatttgtattgttaacttatatttaatactttatttaGAGGTTTAGTCtcttaatatatgtaattttgattatgtttatttttttccttcatcatATTTACtttcattaaaattgataagtattattgttattatatatacaatttttgGGCCAATACAATTAGAAAATGTTCAATTTTTtgtggtcttttttttttaaaaaaagtaagcaAAATCCTTAATATAAACTAAAACTGTGTTTTTGGTGTGAAAATGTATTGTGTTCCATGGCCTAATCGTATATTAGGAAACGGCCaattttatggttttttttttaagtaagcaAAATCCTAAAAACAActcaaaaaagtgttttttttaagaaaaaaatttattctagcAAAAAATGAGCCCTATTCGATCATATCCATCCGACCTAAACGTAACCTACAATACCCGAACTTGTaaagtgttgctaggtgcacctagcattattgctggtgcacccagcattctaACAAAATGGCAAAATTGCCCTTTATTGTTTttcctcttacggatcaagttgatccatacaTTGATCCGTAAGAGACTTGTACtttcggatcaagttgatccgaaagtctcttatggatcaacttgatccgtaagaggaaaaacaataatttattgattataCATTTAAaggtatttattttataatataatttatatagatatttattttattataatatatttataaatattgatttattataaataattaatttttttattttcatttctactattcccttttgttttttgtgcttCAGACTTGTGTTCTTCGTCTTAGTTTTTAGTTGTTGAGGTATAAACATTGGCAGGTATTtggaattgtttattttttgctGCCAGTGCTTCTCACTGTTATCGTTGGTAATGTCGctgttacattaattaatttgttatatatagtaatctatttttttagttgagatTCTTGTAATTGAAAACGATTATGCAATACATGAATTCAAACagtacattaacttcaacatagtcGAACGAAATTAAATACGCATCAAATACTACAACTAACTCATGCTAATTTTGCGACAAGGACAACTCGTCTTCCATTTGCAGTACAGGTTTACTaaaaacagctaaaatttctattggcccaatctttttccagtagttagactcAATGAGCACCTGCATCACGTCCTCGTTGGTTTTgagttcaattatttcaaattttataactttttatgaaTACTCATGGTGACTTGGTTTCCGAAAAAAAAATCGCCTTACCATTTGTGTTTCATCAACACCATAAGGGGGAGTCCGACGAGgcgcaacttgcttgatcaaatccttcagttcatccatggatTTGGCCACGACTTTGCCTGCGGATGACAAttgctagaccataacaatgatacaggcggtaagggacaatgttcttttaaataaacctgttctgtatgcaaaaaaaaatgttaactcaatcctacaaaactcattgcataatcataaaaaaaaacacttcatatctacaatgtacctcaacaaaatgattgtcatacacatgaccgatacaaattatacaatgcaatgaagaatttgttagcggttgacttctaaggggaaagaatgtcatgctttgttgtttagacaaggatacaacgattatgttataccttgatgcaatgacatgtcCCATGTCCGTTATATCTATCCACTTATCCGTTGTCActtgaataaaacaaatatacacgtcaaacttaatttcaaactaaagtcttaaaaatcaaatacataaattacataccttggttaacccatcaacaagtagtgacatccttaattcctcaaatctctccGTGCCACCAAAGAGCTTGATATAGTCTTATGAGAAATTgacaagttctttaagcagatGGTTGCGGACCACCGACCAAGAGTCTTggcccatacctaataaactgGCAAccgaccgatatccacagttaccatcaGCTTTAACATCAACAATCTTATCAATGAAGTCATGCATAAATGGCTGAAACTGGTCCAACATGGgcatcatcgttcttcgattcgGTTGCTCAAAGGATGATGCAGTATGCCTCACCAACGAATTGCTATTTTGTTGTGATTTAAAGGCAtctacatactcccagtaagatggaTCGCGCTTTGTTGACCTTGGGTTCCTGCTCGTAGTTTTCTTCGGTGCCCCCTTTGTGTTAACCTttgctggaggaggacacatcgaATTTTGATCAGGGTGTGCAATTTCCCAAAGTTTACTTCTTAGAGTAAacttgccacaaacatcaagttcttcgAATTTTTGGTATATTGTTTCCATTACGTCCTTGATGCCCACCtcgggctcagataacccttggtctgaaaaactgagtctcctccagaacatatggattgaatccagtgggatgcaaccaccaacatatttggatagctcacaagcacaaggaagaccaagcGTGGTTCTCACCACGCAACCACAACTTGAGggattcttgccagcatagTCAACACGCTCTAATTCAGCAACAAtttgatttaaagcataccttgaaaccattccaagcAACCTCCTGTATAAGCTTTTTTGGAACACATGTCCAacgacatgtgtacttgtttcaaatgatgcttTAATCTCTGTGTGCTGCAacacaatcattttgttcatggcatcccacacACTGCATAAGTCTCCAATGCTATTTTGTAACAGTCTTTTTAAAGACGAGTGACCAGATTCCAAtcctacatttcaaatacacaaataaaaataaacatatacaataatacaattccataaatttttcaacgttaataaaaatagttgaacagtttcatacctgtttgttgttgtgtttcctaagtgcatcaccttattagtCTAGGcggaaacaaatttttccttgtgtggtattatccatgtttccttgacatagtcaacaaacattggccaaggtgCGCAAGCTATTTCGAACTTCTTCAGGCATTCATTAAACTGTTGTTCTGAAGGACAATCAGTCAGAGATCCCCAGCAatccatgacataatcccaagcatttttttgcgtaattagtgatttacatttggccttcacattcttgtttatgtgaaagatgcacaacaaatttgtgcATTCAGGGAATACATCCTTCACTGCATTCATGAATGCTTGGTCTCTGTGAGTGACAATAACTCTAGGGAGGGCATCAGGCTTTAAAAAAAGGCCTCGGAAGCGTTGTAAAGCCCATACCAAATTATTAATGCATTCACCCTCCACATATGAAAAAccggcagagaatgtcatcccagtcgatgtcaccccaacaaaatcgagCAATGTGAGTCTGTAccggtttgttttg is a window encoding:
- the LOC102662728 gene encoding uncharacterized protein, coding for MDYENVESCGANEPHVDCSDAFKTSQVFECREDVLRWARSVAHENGFVAVILRSDTNTGLESGHSSLKRLLQNSIGDLCSVWDAMNKMIVLQHTEIKASFETSTHVVGHVFQKSLYRRLLGMVSRYALNQIVAELERVDYAGKNPSSCGCVVRTTLGLPCAYQGLSEPEVGIKDVMETIYQKFEELDVCGKFTLRSKLWEIAHPDQNSMCPPPAKVNTKGAPKKTTSRNPRSTKRDPSYWEYVDAFKSQQNSNSLVRHTASSFEQPNRRTMMPMLDQFQPFMHDFIDKIVDVKADGNCGYRSVASLLGMGQDSWSVVRNHLLKELVNFS